Proteins encoded by one window of Arachis ipaensis cultivar K30076 chromosome B04, Araip1.1, whole genome shotgun sequence:
- the LOC107637841 gene encoding uncharacterized protein LOC107637841 isoform X2 encodes MTCEEERDAVSLIAICVWPSPLSHPPMALLHVSWKNSSSSFCRQRSQEPLRRRRGIKTARERDLVMLLKAAPSCRWLPGSRSIATPLPPSLPEFLVTGYSVIVAETTAKVVAALFSRSFFVMVENRLLRVTIEATTIAGRE; translated from the exons ATGACGTGCGAGGAAGAGAGGGATGCGGTCAGCCTCATCGCTATTTGCGTTTGGCCGTCACCGCTATCGCATCCTCCAATGGCGCTACTGCACGTGAGCTGGAAGAACTCGTCCTCGTCGTTCTGCCGCCAGCGAAGCCAGGAGCCATTGCGTCGCCGTCGGGGAATCAAAACCGCAAGAGAGAGGGACCTCGTTATGCTGCTGAAGGCTGCGCCGTCGTGCCGCTGGCTGCCGGGAAGCCGCAGCATCGCCACTCCTCTGCCGCCATCGCTGCCGGAGTTTTTGGTCACTGGATATAGCGTTATTGTCGCCGAGACCACCGCCAAGGTTGTTGCTGCTCTGTTTAGTCGTTCTTTCTTTGTTATG GTCGAGAATCGGTTATTGCGAGTCACGATTGAAGCTACCACTATTGCAGGCCGGGAGTAA
- the LOC110271523 gene encoding uncharacterized protein LOC110271523, with the protein MATITIGLLFEISAARRRPIPNLCHHLLHQLPPLYCLCQLLLPSPTSSFFFLAEGSERPRGRRRAKRELAVKREGRYLVRHRHTCIPPLLPRARCRQSWIVVLASCEEKRGETPSVSAASVCYERYWRRRSFHCRQKLPPSSQLLQWSSPVVNGCRRSGCGCRNHTGASGRFRRLRPCCCRRKILPLIHQSFWPPPELCRGRFETAAASCYYSELFMLLRKCVGMCFEAAFDFELR; encoded by the exons ATGGCCACCATTACCATTGGCTTGCTATTTGAAATCTCTGCTGCTCGACGAAGACCAATTCCGAACCTTTGCCACCATCTGCTACACCAACTACCGCCACTCTACTGTCTCTGCCAGTTACTGCTTCCATCACCAACGAgttccttcttctttcttgccG AGGGGAGTGAGAGACCAAGAGGGAGGCGTCGTGCAAAGAGGGAGCTCGCGGTGAAGAGAGAGGGGCGCTACCTTGTGCGCCACCGTCACACCTGCATACCGCCGCTGCTACCGCGGGCTCGCTGTCGCCAGAGCTGGATAGTCGTCCTTGCCAGCTGCGAAGAGAAGCGAGGTGAAACCCCCTCCGTGTCTGCTGCTTCGGTCTGCTACGAGAGGTATTGGCGCCGCCGGAGCTTCCATTGCCGTCAGAAGCTGCCGCCGTCCAGCCAGCTGTTGCAGTGGTCGTCGCCTGTCGTGAATGGTTGCCGGAGAAGTGGTTGTGGCTGCCGAAACcacaccggagcttctggccgttTCCGCCGCTTGAGACCTTGCTGCTGTCGCCGGAAAATTTTGCCG ttgatccaccagagcttctggccgccgccaGAGCTGTGTCGGGGCCGGTTCGAAACCGCAGCTGCTTCGTGTTATTattccg AGCTGTTTATGCTGCTGCGAAAATGTGTGGGGATGTGCTTTGAAGCTGCCTTTGATTTTGAGTTGAGGTGA
- the LOC110271524 gene encoding uncharacterized protein LOC110271524, with the protein MPRQLLLLSRAMTTATQWNGGDDVVALRWCQVDEKEEEHWKKANRWLLCCGWPGQKRSILLWVVTNGAAGGQIGPVGGAGVPLDGAGLLGDAVSTTARVVLAGAEWCCPRGGAGKKGLVVLGERLRRRYEVVGGRGSPAGEVLQKMGSPPALGFFE; encoded by the exons ATGCCTCGGcagcttcttcttctctctcgcGCGATGACAACGGCAACTCAATGGAATGGTGGTGACGACGTAGTGGCGTTGCGGTGGTG TCAAGTggatgagaaggaggaagagcaCTGGAAGAAGGCCAACCGGTGGCTGCTGTGTTGTGGGTGGCCAGGCCAAAAACGCAGTATACTGCTATGGGTGGTCACAAACGGTGCTGCAGGTGGCCAGATCGGTCCTGTTGGTGGCGCTGGGGTGCCGCTGGATGGTGCTGGACTGCTGG gtgATGCAGTATCTACGACCGCGAGGGTGGTGCTGGCTGGGGCTGAGTGGTGCTGTCCGCGAGGAGGGGCTGGGAAGAAAGGTCTGGTGGTGCTGGGAGAAAGGCTTCGACGACGCTACGAGGTGGTGGGAGGAAGGGGTTCACCGGCTGGGGAGGTGCTGCAGAAGATGGGTTCGCCGCCGGCCTTGGGTTTCTTCGAGTGA
- the LOC107637841 gene encoding uncharacterized protein LOC107637841 isoform X1, whose translation MTCEEERDAVSLIAICVWPSPLSHPPMALLHVSWKNSSSSFCRQRSQEPLRRRRGIKTARERDLVMLLKAAPSCRWLPGSRSIATPLPPSLPEFLVTGYSVIVAETTAKVVAALFSRSFFVMAGSKRSFVSRSYVAIEVPWCDSTCSGLWFESTWIDAVVCPHLFLVENDM comes from the exons ATGACGTGCGAGGAAGAGAGGGATGCGGTCAGCCTCATCGCTATTTGCGTTTGGCCGTCACCGCTATCGCATCCTCCAATGGCGCTACTGCACGTGAGCTGGAAGAACTCGTCCTCGTCGTTCTGCCGCCAGCGAAGCCAGGAGCCATTGCGTCGCCGTCGGGGAATCAAAACCGCAAGAGAGAGGGACCTCGTTATGCTGCTGAAGGCTGCGCCGTCGTGCCGCTGGCTGCCGGGAAGCCGCAGCATCGCCACTCCTCTGCCGCCATCGCTGCCGGAGTTTTTGGTCACTGGATATAGCGTTATTGTCGCCGAGACCACCGCCAAGGTTGTTGCTGCTCTGTTTAGTCGTTCTTTCTTTGTTATG GCCGGGAGTAAAAGGAGTTTTGTGTCGCGTAGTTATGTCGCGatcgag GTGCCATGGTGTGATTCAACTTGCTCTGGGTTATGGTTTGAGTCTACATGGATAGATGCAGTGGTTTGCCCCCACTTGTTCCTAGTTGAGAATGATATGTGA